GCCTCGTCCGGCAGTCCGTCGGCGCGCAGCTCCTCGCGGGTGCGGTCGGCGAGTTCGGCGCAGAGGGCGGTCACGCGGTCGTGGGTTCCGTCGGCGTCGAGTTCGGCCTCGACGGACCGCTCCCGCATGGCGGTCGCGTCGGCGAGCCCGATCCCGTACGCCGAGAGCACTCCGGCCAGCGGGGGTACGAGGACGGTGTCGATGCCCAGGGCGTCGGCGACGGCGCAGGCGTGCTGGCCGCCGGCGCCGCCGAAGCTGGTGAGGGCGTACCGGGTGATGTCGTGGCCGCGTTCCACGGAGATCTTCTTGACGGCGTTGGCCATGTTGAGGACGGCGATCTCCAGGAAGCCGGCGGCGACCTCCTCGGGGGTGCGGCCGCCGCCGACCTCCTCGGCGAGGGCGGTGAAGCGCTCCCGCACGACCTCGGCGTCGAGGGGAAGGTCGCCGCTCTCGCCGAAGACGGCGGGGAAGTGGGCGGGTTGGACGCGCCCGAGCATGACGTTGGCGTCGGTGACCGTCAGGGGGCCGCCGCGGCGGTAGCAGGCGGGTCCGGGGACGGCGCCGGCCGAGTCGGGGCCGACGCGGTAGCGGCGGCCGTCGTAGTGGAGGACGGAGCCGCCGCCCGCCGCGACGGTGTGGATGCTCATCATGGGCGCCCGCATGCGCACCCCGGCGACCTGTGTACCGAGTTCACGCTCGAAGGCGCCCGCGTAGTGCGACACATCGGTGGAGGTGCCGCCCATGTCGAAGCCGATGACGCGGTCGTGTCCCGCCTGCACCGAGGTGCGGGCCATGCCGACGACGCCGCCCGCCGGTCCCGACAGGACGGCGTCCTTGCCGCGGAAGTGGGCGGCCTCGCGGAGTCCCCCGTTGGACTGCATGAACATGAGGCGGATTCCGGCGAGTTCGCGGGCGACCTCGTCGACGTACCGGCGCAGGATCGGCGAGAGGTAGGCGTCGACGACGGTGGTGTCCCCGCGCGGGATCAGTTTGATGAGCGGGCTGACCTCGTGCGAGCAGCTGACCTGCGTGAAGCCCGCGGCGCGGGCCGCCTCCGCGACCCGGGTCTCGTGCTCGGGGTGCCGGTAGCCGTGCAGGAGGACGACGGCGGCGGAGCGGAAGCCGTCGCGGTGCGCGGCGGCGAGCGCCTCGGCGACGGCGGTCTCGTCGAGCGGGTGGACGACGCCGCCGTGGGCGTCGATCCGCTCGGGGACCTCGATCACGCGCGCGTACACCGCCTCGGGCAGCACGATGTGGCGGTCGAACAGCCGGGGCCGGTTCTGGTAGGCGATGCGGAGCGCGTCGCGGAAGCCCTCGGTGACCAGGAGCACGGTCGGTTCGCCGCGCCGCTCCAGGAGGGCGTTGGTGGCGACGGTGGTGCCCATCTTGACGACGGCGATCCGGTCGGCGGGGACGGGTTCGTCCGGGCCGAGGCCGAGGAGGAGGCGGATGCCGGCGACGGCCGCGTCCCGACTGCGCGTGGGGTCGTGGGAGAGCACCTTGCGGGTGACGAGCCGGCCGTCGGGCCGTCGCCCGACGACGTCGGTGAAGGTGCCGCCCCGGTCGATCCAGAACTCCCAGCGCCCGGTCATCTCCCCATTGTGGCCGCGAGCGCCGCCGCGAGGGCGTCTTCCGCGCGCGCGTCGAGGGGTGCGGTGCCGGTGCCGTCGGCCCAGTGGCGCAGTTCGGCGCCGGCGAGCAGGAGGAGCTGCGGGAGCAGGTCGCGGCTGCGGCGCAGGACCCAGCCGGTGCCGGCGGTGGCGAGCCAGAGCAGGGCCTCGGTGCGGGTCGGCTGCGGCTGGGCGGGCTCCGTCGAGGGCGGGGCGCCGTGGACGATTCCCCGGGCGGCGAGGAGCCCGTGGAAGCCGGCTGCGACGGCCCGGTGTCCGCGCTCGCCCGGGTGGAGCCGGTCGGCGCTCCACAGGGCGCGGTCCTCGGTCCAGGCGGGGTCGGCGAGGTGCAGGTGGACGGCCCCGTACCGGGCGGACAGCGCGTGCACGACCGCGTTGACGGAGCGCTGGCGGCGGGCGAGCGGGCGTGCCAGGGGCGGCGGCAGGCCGAGCATCCGGCCCGGATCGGGCAGACAGGCCGTCAGGAGTACGGCTCCGAGGGCGTCGAGATCGGCACAGACCCGGTCCAGGCGGCGGGCGAGCCGGACGATGTCGAAGCCGCGGCGCAGGGTGTCGTTCACCCCGACGACGACGGAGGCGAGGTGCGGCCGGAACGCGAGGGCGCGGGGAGCCTGGGTGTCGGCGACGTCCGCGCTGAGCGCCCCGCTGGCGGCGAGGTTGAGGAAGGCCGCCCCCCGCCCCTCGGCCGCGAGCCCCTCGGCGAGCAGCCCCGCCCACCCCCGCCAGGCCCCGGCCACCCTGTCCCCGACGCCCTCGCTGAACGAGTCGCCGAGCACGACGAACCGCAGGGGGCCGGTGTCACGGTCCTCGACGGGACCGCGGGGGACCGGGACCCCGGGCACGGGCTCTGCCGGAGCGGCCGTGGCCGCCCCCGCCGTCTCCGGTGTCATCGCCGCACCTCCTCGGGGACCTGCGGCCGGGCCGTCGGCAGGGTGTCGTGGGCGCGGAGGAAGGCGGTGACCGCGCGGTCCCAGGAGAAGACCTCCGCACGCGTGCGTGCGGCCCGCCGGCGGGTGCTCTCCGGGGCCGCGAGGAGCTCCCGTACCCCGGCGGCGAAGGCGGCCGGGGTGTCGGCGGCGGAGGCCCCCGCCGTGCCCACGACCTCGGGCAGGGCGGAGGAGGCGCTGACCACGACGGGGGTCCCGCAGGCGAGGGCCTCCAGGGCGGAGAGCCCGAACGTCTCCGCCGGCCCGGGAGCCAGGCACACGTCGGCCGCAGCCTGGAGGTCCGCCAGGGCCTCCGGGTCGGCCACGTGCCCGAGGAACCGCACCGGGAGGCGCCGCTCGCGCGCCCGGCGCTCCAGGGCGCCCCTCAGGGGCCCTTCTCCCGCGACCACGAGCGCCGCCGCGGTCCCGTCCGCCCGCAGCTCCTCCAGGGCGTCCAGGGCCGTGCCCGGCCGCTTCTCGACCGAGAGCCGCGAGCACAGCAGGAGCAGCACCCGTTCCCCGTCGGCGTACCGGGCCCGCAGCGCGGTGCTGCGGCGGCCGGGCCGGCAGCGCTCCAGGTCCACGCCGAGCGGGGCCCGTACGACGTTGCGCGCCCCGATCCGTACGAACTCGCGCTCCGCCCACTCCGTCGTGCACACGATCCGCGCGAAGGCCCACGCCGTGCGGCGGTTGAGCCGGTCCGCCGTGCGGGCCGCGAGCGCGGGCGGCACGCCCCAGGTGCGCAGCACCCCGTCGGCGGTCTCGTGGGAGACCATGACCGACGGCACGCGCGCGCGTCGCGCCCACTCCCCCGTCCACCGGAGGGTGGTGCGGTCCGAGACCTCGATCCGGTCGGGGGCGAGTCCGTCGAGGAGCCGGCGGACCCGGTGCCGGTCGGTGAGGACCCGGTAGCCGCCGGTGCCGGGCAGGACGGGGCCGGGGAGGGTGATGATCCGGCCCTGTTCGGTGTGGTGGTCGCTCGCGACCTCGCCGGGGACGACGAGGACGGGTTCGTGGCCGGCGGCCAGGTAGCCGCGGCCGAGCCGGTCGAGGGCGGTGCGCAGGCCGCCCGAGGTGGGGGTCACGAAGTTCGCGAGCCGCACGATCCGGAGTCCGGCGCCGTCCCCCGTGCCGGGGACGCCCGCGCGTGCGCCGTTCATGCCGCCACCGCCGTGCGCTCGCGCAGCACCTCCAGGTAGTGGCCGATCAGCTCGTCGCCGAGCGCCTCCCAGGTGCGTCCCTCGACGGCGGCCCGGCCGGCCAGGCCGTACTCGGCGCGCGTCCCGGGGTCGGCGGCGAGCGCGGCGACGGCCTCGCGGAGCGCGTCCGGATCGCCCGGGGGTACGAGGAGCCCGGTGCGCCCGTGGTCGACCAGGTCCAGGGGGCCACCGGCCGCCGGGGCGACGACGGGGACACCGCTGGCCATGGCTTCCTGGACGGTCTGGCAGAAGGTCTCGTGCGGGCCGGTGTGGGCGAAGACGTCGAGCGAGGCGAAGATCCGGGCGAGGTCGGCGCCGGTGCGGCGGCCCAGGAACCGGGCGCCCGGCAGGGCGGCGCGCAGGGCGGGCCCGCTCGGCCCGTCCCCGACGACCACGACCCGGACGCCGGGGAGCGCGCAGGCTCCGGCGAGCAGGTCCACCCGCTTCTCGGGGGCGAGGCGGCCCACGTAGCCGACGAGGAGTTCCCCGTCGGGGGCGAGCTCGCGGCGGAGGGCGGTGTCGCGCAGCTCGGGGCGGAAGCGGACGGTGTCCACGCCGCGTCCCCAGAGCCGGATGCGGCCGATGCCGTGGGCCTCCAGGTCGCGTACGGCGGCGGAGGACGGGGCGAGGGTGCGGTCGGCGGCGCCGTGCACGGCCCGGAGGCGGCGCCAGGCGGCGCCCTCGCCGGTCCCGACGTACGTGCGCGCGTAGCCGGCGAGGTCGGTCTGGTAGACGGCGACGGCGGGTATGCCGAGCCGGGCGGCGGCGGTCATCCCCCGGACGCCGAGGACGAACGGTCCGGCGAGGTGGACGAGGTCGGCGCGGTGGGCGGCGATGGCGGCGGCGACCCGGCGGCTGGGCAGGGCGACCCGTACCTGCGGATAGCCGGGCAGGGGCAGGGAGGGCACCCGGACGACGGCGCAGGGGGCGTCGGCGTCCGCGGCCGGGTCGGCGACGGCGGGGGCGATGACGAGCGGGGTGTGCCCCCGCCGGACGAGGTGGCGCGCGGTCTGCAGGGCGCAGTGCGCCACACCGTTGACGTCGGGAGGGAAGGATTCGGTGACGATGACGACACGCATACGGGTGTTGTCGTCGCGTCCGGCGTGTACCTGCCGACGTGGATCTGAAGGGGGAGGGAACGTCCCATGAGCGTTTCCCCTGGAGCCGGGAGAACACACCGGTGAAGCCGGGAAAACACACCGGTGAAGCCGGGAAGCACGCCGGTGGAGCCGGGAAACGCACCGGCCCCCGGGGCGGGGCCACGGTCGGCGGGGTTTCCGCCGCAGGCCGCGCCGTCCCGGGGGCCGGGTGGCGGGTGGCTGGGGGGTGCGAGGTCGGGCCGGGAGGGGTTGGCCGGACCTGTCGCCGCCCCGGAGCCGGGGTCAGACCTGGAGGTCCGGCCCTATCCGGTTGCGTACCGCCGTCTGGACCTCGACCTCTTCGGCGGGGTCCGCGGCGAGGCGGCGCAATCGTTCGGCGACGCGCACGTCACCGGTCTCGGCGTGCTGGGCCGCGACCTCGCGGGTGGTCTCCTCGCAGTCCCAGAGGCATTCGACGGCGAAGCCGGTCGCGAAGGTGGGGTCGGTGGTGGCGAGGGCGCACGCCACGCGGCCGCGCAGCTGGGAGGAGGTCGTCTCGCGGTAGACGTGGCGCAGCACGGGGGCCGCGCAGGCGATGCCGAGGCGTCCGGCGCCGTCGACGAGGCAGGCGAGCTCGGGGGCGTCGGGGCCCGCGGAGCGCACGGTGCCGCGCAGGGCGCCGAGGACGAGGGGGGCGTCCTGGGCGGTGCCGCGGCAGGCGAGGACCTCGGCGGCGGCGGTCCCGAGGGCGTCGGTGCGCCGGACCCACGCGCGGGCGCGGGCGACGGCGTCGTCGCCGCACATCCGCCGGTAGGCGGCGACGGCGGCGTCGGCGACCTCGCGGGAGTCGCCGTCGGCCGCGGCCTCGACGAGGTCGAGGACGGCGGGGTCCCGTGACTCGGCGAGGTGGTGCAGGGCGGCGCCGCGGGCTCCCGGCGCGCCGTACCGGGCGGCGGCGAGGAGCTCGGGCCGGTCCTCGGGCCCGGCGACGGCGGTCAGGCAGCGGGCGGCGGGGCCGTACAGCACGGCTCCGCGCTCGTACCCCTCCTGCGCCCAGTCGAGGACGGCCTTGACGCTCCAGCCGGGGCGGGGCCCGGTGGGGCGCATCTGGCGCTGCCAGCGGTCGAAGGAGCCCTGTTCCCCGGCGGCCCTGACGCGGGCGCCGACGGCCTCGCGCGGGTCCTCGGCCCACAGCCGCCAGGGGCGGGGCTCGAAGGCGTCGCGGACGGTGCGCGCCAGCTCGGCTTCGCCCTCCGCGTCGGCCGGGAAGCGGGCCAGTACGGGCAGGGCGAGCGCGCGGAGTCCGGCGTCGTCGTCGCGGAGGGCGAGCTCGTCGAGGGCCCAGGCCCAGTTGGCGCCGGTCGCCGCGTACCGCCGGAGCAGCAGCAGGGCGTCCTGGCGTCCGTAGGACGCGAGGTGCCCGAGGACGGCGAGCGCGAGCCCGGTCCTGGACTCCTCGGTGTCGAGGTGGTCCTCGGCATCGAAGAGGTGCGCCTCGATCTGCTCCAGGCCTCCGTGGAGGTCCAGGTAGAGACGGGCGTAGTAGAGGGAGCGGTTCTCGACCTGCCAGTCGTGGCGGGGGTCGTCGAGAACGCAGTGGTTGAGGGCCGCGAGGGCCTCGGCGCGTGGCGCGGCGAGGGCGTGCAGGGTGCCGTCGCCGCGGCCCCGCTGCAGCAGGCCGAGCAGGGTGCCGCTCGGCGCTATGACTGGATCGAACATGGAAGACGCCTCACATCAAGCTGTCGACACGACCGGGGGATACCGGGGAGAGCCCGGTCGGGCGGTACATCGCCCGTACGCCTAGGCCGTGCGGCAACATTCGGGGCCGCCCGTCGTCGTGATTCGCCTGCCAGTGACCATCTTCCTCAGCCTCTCGTCGGTGGCCCGTTTTGCCGGGCCCGACGTCATGATGACCCACCCATTTCGCCACCGCGACCACATTTACGACCCCGCTCCCACCTGGGGTTCAACCGCCGTTCACCTGGCGCCGAAGAGCTCCAGGAGTTCGGTCTTGCCGAACATGCGGGCGGTGTCGAGCGCGGACGGAGTCCCTGCCTCCGGATTTGCGCCGGCGGCGAGGAGGGCGCGGACGACGGCGTCCTCGCCCTTGAAGACGGCGCCGGCGAGCGGGGTCTGGCCGCGGTCGTTGGCGCGGTCGGCCTCGGCGCCGCGCTCCAGGAGGGCGGTGACCGCGGCGGCGTGGCCGTGGTAGGCGGCGAGCATGACGAGGGTGTCGCCCTTGTCGTTGGTGAGGTTCGCGGGGACGCCCGCGTCGAGGTAGGCGGCCAGGGCGTCGGCGTCACCCGTGCGTGCGAGGTCGAAGACCTTGGACGCCAGCTCGATGACCTCGGGGTCCGGAGTCTCGCTCATCGGGTGGACCGCCTCTCTCCTGCGTTGTTGGCCTGTGCACGGCAAGCGCGGCCGTACGAGTGAATCGACAGGGTACTGCCCGTCCGGCGACATGACCGCGCCCGGCCGAGGCAAAGATCACGTCATCCCGCCCGGGGACCCGCCTCTAGCGCACGCCGGGTTTTTCGCCACCCGGCGCGGCGTTCGGCGTCCGCCGGTCAAGTGAAATCACCCGTTTTTCACCCGAATGCACCTTTAGTCACATAGATACTTGCTGTGAACTTGGAAGGACTCATGGTGACTGTCCCCTCAACCAGGAGAACAACCAATGATCCTGTCCATCTCAGGCGTGGTCCTGCTCGGCATCATCTGCTTCCTGTTCTTCAAGAAGGACGGGATGAAGGCCTCGCACGCCCTCGTCAGCGCGCTGTTCGGCTTCTACCTCGCGGGCACCGCCATCGCCCCGAGCATCACGGCGGGTGGCCAGAGCCTCGCCGGCCTCCTGGGCGGGATCAAGTTCTGACGCCCTTCAGTCCCTTCCACCGATTCAGGAGTACTTCGTGGCCCGGCGACCACTCCCCCGCATTCTGAGCAGCGGCAGCGCACAGATCGCTCGCAGTCGAGAGATCGCGCGCTCGGCCGCCGACAGCGCCACCGACGTGCTCCATCCCCTGATCACGATCTCCCGTGGTCTGCGGAAACTGGCCGCGACCGCGCGCGCCAAGTGGGCCGCGACCCCGAAGGAGCGGCGTGGTCCCACGCTGCTCCTGGTCGCGGCCTGCGTCCTGGTCGTCGCCCTCATGCCGTACGGGCCGCTCCTCGCGCTCGTCCTGCTCATGGCCGCGGCCGCGTGGAAGGGACGTGAACGCCCGGTCGTGAAGACCGGGCCCGACGACGCGGAGATCGCCCGGCTCAAGGGCCTGTACGAGGCCCTCGTGCCGTATTTCTCCGTCCCCGACGACCCCTCCCCGCTGTTCGCCCACGGCGGCGACTGGAGCGGTGCCTTCACCGAGTACGCCTTCGACGAGGACGGCCGGCTCACCCGGCTGCGGATCGCCTATCCCCCCTACTTCACCGACGGCGAGCCCGCCGCACGCGCGCGCATCGAGCAGCTGCTGCACGCCAAGTCGGGGCGCGGCCGCGAGTACCTCTTCGACTGGGACGAGGAGGGCAACCTGCTCGTCATGAGCGTGCTGCCCGCCCTGCCCACCACCATCGCCGCCCAGCGCTTCGTCACGGTGCCGGGCGAGACCGTCCTCGGCTTCACCGACGCCGACGCCGTGCAGCGGACCGTGCCCGTCGTCTCGGCGGACGGCACGGAGGACGCGCCGGCCGTCGTCTGGCGCACCGGCCCCCGCTCCACCGAGCCGCATCTGCTCGCCGTCGGCCAGCCCGGCAGCGGCACCACCTCGCTGCTGCGCTCGATCGCCCTCCAGGCCCTCCCCCACGGCGACGTGCTGATCGTCGAGGGCGGCGGCACCGGCGAGTACGCGTGCCTGACCGGCCGCGCCGGCGTCCTCGCGGTCGAGTGCGGGCTCTCCGGCGCCCTCGCCACCCTGGAGTGGGCGGCGCACGAGACGGAGCGGCGGCTGATCGCCGCGAACCGGGCCCGGCAGGCCGGCCTGCCCGCGCCGGAGGACACCCGCCGCCCGCTGTGGATCCTGCTCGACCGGCCGGGCGTCCTCGGCCACCTGGCCGCCGCCGACGGCCGCCCCGACCCGCAGGAGCTGCTCCAGGTGCCGCTGCGGCACGGGCGCGCGGCGCACGTCACGGTGGTGGTGGCCGAGCAGTTCGACAGCGTGGACACGCTGAGCGAGGCGGTACGGACCCACACCCGGGCCCGGATCGTCCTCGGCCCCGCCACCGCGGAGCAGATCACGGCCGTCCTCGGCGCCCAGCCGCACACCACGCCGACGCCCGAGGTCCCGGCGGGCCGCGGCTACGCGCGCCTGGGCACCGGTCCGGTCCTGCGGCTCCAGGTGCCGGCGACGCCCGACCCGTACGACGACGCGACGAGCGAGGCGCACCGCCGGGCGGTCCTCGAGCTCCTCCCGGAGCGCCCGGCGATCACGGCCCCGGCCGCACCCACGACCCCGCCGGCGATCACGGTCGAGACCCCGGTCACCACCCCGCCGGCGATCACGGTCAAGAGTCCGGTCACCGCCCCGGCCACCGTCACCGCCTCGGACACGGTCACCGTCAAGACCCCGGCCCCGGTCGCCGTCACCGCCCCGGACACGGCCGCGCTCACCGCCCCGGACACGGTCGCGCTCCCGGTCGCCGCGGTCGAGGCGGCCCCCGGCTCGGCCCCCGAACCGGCCCCGGCGCCCCGTGCCGAACCGGAGCCCGGCCCGGCCCCGTTCCACACCCCGGTCCCCGCGGAGGGCTGAGACCGGCCGCGCATGTACGGAGGGTCCCCGCGCGCGCGTGGGGACCCTCCGTACATGCGCGTGACCGGGCTACGCCACGAACGACCTCGGCGGTTCCGCTCCCCCGCTGCCGAGGCCGGACTCGACCAGGCGGGCCGCGGCGGCGAGGCGGGCGGCCGCCTCGTCGGCGACCGGGCCGCCGACCGTGAAGGGCAGCCGGACGAAGCCCTCGAAGGCGCCGTCGACGCCGAAGCGGGGCCCGGAGGGGACGCGGACGCCGACCCGTTCCCCCGCCTCGGCGAGCCGGGAGCCGGAGAGGCCGCCGGTGCGGACCCAGAGGGTCAGACCGCCGCGCGGGACCGAGAACTCCCAGTCCGGGAGCTCCCGGCGGACCGCGGCGACGAGCGCGTCCCGGTTCTCCCTGGCCTGCTCGCGGCGGAGGCTCACGG
The DNA window shown above is from Streptomyces vietnamensis and carries:
- a CDS encoding SGNH/GDSL hydrolase family protein; this translates as MTPETAGAATAAPAEPVPGVPVPRGPVEDRDTGPLRFVVLGDSFSEGVGDRVAGAWRGWAGLLAEGLAAEGRGAAFLNLAASGALSADVADTQAPRALAFRPHLASVVVGVNDTLRRGFDIVRLARRLDRVCADLDALGAVLLTACLPDPGRMLGLPPPLARPLARRQRSVNAVVHALSARYGAVHLHLADPAWTEDRALWSADRLHPGERGHRAVAAGFHGLLAARGIVHGAPPSTEPAQPQPTRTEALLWLATAGTGWVLRRSRDLLPQLLLLAGAELRHWADGTGTAPLDARAEDALAAALAATMGR
- a CDS encoding glycosyltransferase; translation: MNGARAGVPGTGDGAGLRIVRLANFVTPTSGGLRTALDRLGRGYLAAGHEPVLVVPGEVASDHHTEQGRIITLPGPVLPGTGGYRVLTDRHRVRRLLDGLAPDRIEVSDRTTLRWTGEWARRARVPSVMVSHETADGVLRTWGVPPALAARTADRLNRRTAWAFARIVCTTEWAEREFVRIGARNVVRAPLGVDLERCRPGRRSTALRARYADGERVLLLLCSRLSVEKRPGTALDALEELRADGTAAALVVAGEGPLRGALERRARERRLPVRFLGHVADPEALADLQAAADVCLAPGPAETFGLSALEALACGTPVVVSASSALPEVVGTAGASAADTPAAFAAGVRELLAAPESTRRRAARTRAEVFSWDRAVTAFLRAHDTLPTARPQVPEEVRR
- a CDS encoding glycosyltransferase family 4 protein, with product MRVVIVTESFPPDVNGVAHCALQTARHLVRRGHTPLVIAPAVADPAADADAPCAVVRVPSLPLPGYPQVRVALPSRRVAAAIAAHRADLVHLAGPFVLGVRGMTAAARLGIPAVAVYQTDLAGYARTYVGTGEGAAWRRLRAVHGAADRTLAPSSAAVRDLEAHGIGRIRLWGRGVDTVRFRPELRDTALRRELAPDGELLVGYVGRLAPEKRVDLLAGACALPGVRVVVVGDGPSGPALRAALPGARFLGRRTGADLARIFASLDVFAHTGPHETFCQTVQEAMASGVPVVAPAAGGPLDLVDHGRTGLLVPPGDPDALREAVAALAADPGTRAEYGLAGRAAVEGRTWEALGDELIGHYLEVLRERTAVAA
- a CDS encoding ankyrin repeat domain-containing protein, which codes for MSETPDPEVIELASKVFDLARTGDADALAAYLDAGVPANLTNDKGDTLVMLAAYHGHAAAVTALLERGAEADRANDRGQTPLAGAVFKGEDAVVRALLAAGANPEAGTPSALDTARMFGKTELLELFGAR
- a CDS encoding membrane protein, with translation MARRPLPRILSSGSAQIARSREIARSAADSATDVLHPLITISRGLRKLAATARAKWAATPKERRGPTLLLVAACVLVVALMPYGPLLALVLLMAAAAWKGRERPVVKTGPDDAEIARLKGLYEALVPYFSVPDDPSPLFAHGGDWSGAFTEYAFDEDGRLTRLRIAYPPYFTDGEPAARARIEQLLHAKSGRGREYLFDWDEEGNLLVMSVLPALPTTIAAQRFVTVPGETVLGFTDADAVQRTVPVVSADGTEDAPAVVWRTGPRSTEPHLLAVGQPGSGTTSLLRSIALQALPHGDVLIVEGGGTGEYACLTGRAGVLAVECGLSGALATLEWAAHETERRLIAANRARQAGLPAPEDTRRPLWILLDRPGVLGHLAAADGRPDPQELLQVPLRHGRAAHVTVVVAEQFDSVDTLSEAVRTHTRARIVLGPATAEQITAVLGAQPHTTPTPEVPAGRGYARLGTGPVLRLQVPATPDPYDDATSEAHRRAVLELLPERPAITAPAAPTTPPAITVETPVTTPPAITVKSPVTAPATVTASDTVTVKTPAPVAVTAPDTAALTAPDTVALPVAAVEAAPGSAPEPAPAPRAEPEPGPAPFHTPVPAEG